The Thermoplasmata archaeon genome contains a region encoding:
- a CDS encoding GNAT family N-acetyltransferase: MALDVRVRQAKVRDLPVLTRLWRELVGFHEALGGQDFRLAPGAEAGWKKYLRGHLGKSDRLCLVAEAGDQAVGFLVAGIERQPGIFMERDYGHISDVYVQEPQRGKGVGKALVAEALRWFEEKRVVRVRLQTDARNTLGFEFWKKLGFQTTVFTMDKLM, translated from the coding sequence ATGGCCCTCGACGTGCGCGTTCGCCAGGCCAAGGTGCGCGACCTGCCCGTGCTCACCCGCCTCTGGCGCGAGCTCGTGGGCTTCCACGAGGCCCTGGGAGGCCAGGACTTCCGCCTCGCGCCGGGCGCCGAGGCGGGCTGGAAGAAATACCTCCGGGGCCACTTGGGGAAATCGGACCGACTCTGCCTCGTCGCCGAGGCCGGCGATCAGGCCGTCGGATTCCTGGTCGCCGGCATCGAGCGTCAGCCCGGGATCTTCATGGAGCGCGACTACGGCCACATCTCCGACGTCTACGTCCAAGAGCCGCAGCGGGGGAAGGGCGTGGGGAAGGCCCTCGTGGCCGAGGCCCTGCGGTGGTTCGAGGAGAAGCGCGTGGTTCGCGTGCGGCTCCAGACGGACGCCCGGAACACGCTCGGGTTCGAGTTCTGGAAGAAGCTCGGGTTTCAGACCACGGTCTTCACGATGGACAAGCTCATGTGA
- a CDS encoding DUF2080 family transposase-associated protein, whose protein sequence is MARTRRESKFEVFGEEMLEKVVAKSGSSGRVYLPPDWIGKRVKVIRVD, encoded by the coding sequence ATGGCGCGGACGCGCAGAGAATCCAAGTTCGAGGTGTTCGGCGAAGAGATGCTCGAGAAGGTCGTCGCGAAGAGCGGCAGCTCGGGCCGCGTGTACCTCCCGCCCGACTGGATCGGGAAGCGGGTCAAGGTCATCCGCGTGGACTGA
- a CDS encoding methyltransferase domain-containing protein — MARPRSRAPPGSSFELYAQAMLDFWMGKHVRVEFERDDGYRSLSAIHAYFSTFNAWPRMEREAMKEVRGRVLDLGCGPGRHALYLQTKRHPVVGLDASPTQVALARIRGVQEVYLGNVHRIPRGLGTFDTVLLLGNNLGLPGDVPHMRAFLRGLKPVMRRKGRLVGHGRIPGTWSVDHLPYVKRNIARGRPAGQLTLRVRYKGRIGDWFDLLLLSPEDLARIAHQSGWELTRVIWGGGYAPGDYIAVVEPRGRMARSI, encoded by the coding sequence ATGGCCCGCCCCAGGAGCCGGGCACCGCCCGGATCGTCGTTCGAACTGTACGCCCAGGCGATGCTCGACTTCTGGATGGGGAAGCACGTCCGCGTGGAGTTCGAGCGGGACGACGGGTACCGCAGCTTGTCCGCGATCCACGCGTACTTCAGCACGTTCAACGCGTGGCCTCGGATGGAGCGAGAGGCCATGAAGGAGGTCCGAGGACGCGTGCTCGATCTGGGCTGCGGCCCCGGGCGCCATGCGCTCTACCTCCAGACCAAGCGCCACCCGGTCGTCGGCCTCGACGCCTCGCCGACCCAGGTCGCCCTCGCCCGGATCCGGGGCGTTCAGGAGGTCTACCTCGGGAACGTGCACCGGATCCCCCGGGGGCTGGGCACGTTCGACACCGTGCTGCTCCTGGGCAACAACCTCGGCCTGCCCGGAGACGTGCCGCACATGCGCGCGTTCCTCCGCGGCCTGAAGCCCGTCATGCGGCGGAAGGGGCGCCTCGTGGGCCACGGCCGGATCCCGGGCACGTGGTCCGTGGACCATCTGCCCTACGTGAAGCGGAACATCGCGCGGGGCCGTCCCGCGGGGCAGCTCACCCTCCGCGTCCGCTACAAGGGCCGCATCGGGGACTGGTTCGACCTGCTCCTCCTGTCGCCGGAGGACCTCGCGCGGATCGCACACCAGAGCGGATGGGAACTCACGCGCGTGATCTGGGGCGGCGGCTACGCGCCCGGCGACTACATAGCGGTCGTCGAACCCCGCGGACGCATGGCTCGCTCGATTTAG
- a CDS encoding enoyl-CoA hydratase/isomerase family protein: MDLTYMSLERKDRVAVAWFNKPKMNTYDTDLMRDISNVIDEVRFDDSIDICVFASKLDGIWSSGADINLLATSTPEYKAMFCLNCQEVLNKMETTPKLFIAAIDGHCVGGGLEIALAADLRFASDGPWKIGLPEVTLGVLPGTGGTQRLPRLIGKSRAIDLMTTGRTLTPKEALEWGILNRVFPREKFMEETIAFAESLAYPNHAARAVGLIKRSVVEGVEVPLHEGLALERELQNRLFSMADAKEGFKAFLEKRKPRFQGK, encoded by the coding sequence ATGGACCTCACGTACATGTCCTTGGAGAGGAAGGACCGCGTGGCCGTGGCCTGGTTCAACAAGCCGAAGATGAACACGTACGACACGGACCTCATGAGGGACATCAGCAACGTGATCGACGAGGTGCGCTTCGACGACTCGATCGACATCTGCGTCTTCGCCTCGAAGCTCGACGGGATCTGGTCCTCCGGTGCGGACATCAACCTCCTCGCGACGTCCACGCCGGAGTACAAGGCGATGTTCTGCCTGAACTGCCAAGAGGTCCTGAACAAGATGGAGACCACGCCGAAGCTGTTCATCGCGGCGATCGACGGGCACTGCGTGGGCGGCGGACTCGAGATCGCCCTCGCCGCGGACCTCCGCTTCGCCTCGGACGGTCCGTGGAAGATCGGCCTGCCCGAGGTCACCCTCGGGGTGCTCCCGGGCACCGGCGGCACGCAGCGCCTGCCGCGGCTCATCGGGAAGAGCCGCGCGATCGACCTGATGACCACGGGCCGCACGCTCACGCCCAAGGAGGCCCTGGAGTGGGGCATCCTGAACCGGGTGTTCCCGCGGGAGAAGTTCATGGAGGAGACCATCGCGTTTGCCGAGAGCCTTGCCTACCCGAACCACGCCGCGCGCGCGGTCGGTCTGATCAAGCGCTCCGTCGTCGAAGGCGTCGAGGTCCCGCTCCACGAGGGGCTCGCCCTCGAACGCGAGCTCCAGAACCGCCTGTTCTCCATGGCGGACGCGAAGGAGGGTTTCAAGGCCTTCCTCGAGAAGCGGAAGCCGCGGTTCCAGGGCAAGTGA